One genomic window of Clostridioides sp. ES-S-0054-01 includes the following:
- a CDS encoding DUF1648 domain-containing protein — protein sequence MSKIECLFTIFPILILMYATFYFMPYFVGKKHIYGVSIDQEHKNYTYFINLDKEFKKFLSLGFIIDFILVFILVFLFDKLELSYFIGIIIFLFYESILYIHVHKKAKKLKSEIYSTLGHIDVDSKLIVDMDFINKKNKLIKKFKILYLIPILFTFGMSIFLTFNYNQLPDLIATHWSINGSPDILMEKSFLNIFKLIGTEFCLMILLYINSPNLKSNSSYSPEEDEKYWIAGTMYNNPNDPSLMVNKRFGLGWTINFGNPLRKILYIAIALFLIFSLYSLIKSLLL from the coding sequence ATGAGTAAGATTGAATGTTTATTTACAATATTTCCGATTCTAATCTTGATGTATGCTACATTTTATTTTATGCCCTATTTTGTAGGCAAAAAACATATTTATGGAGTTTCTATAGACCAAGAACATAAAAACTACACTTACTTTATAAATTTGGATAAAGAATTTAAAAAATTTTTATCTTTAGGCTTTATTATAGATTTTATATTAGTTTTTATCCTGGTTTTTCTATTTGATAAATTGGAACTCTCTTATTTTATTGGTATTATAATCTTTTTATTTTATGAAAGTATATTGTATATTCATGTTCATAAAAAAGCTAAAAAACTTAAATCAGAAATTTATTCTACATTAGGTCATATAGATGTAGACTCAAAACTAATAGTAGATATGGATTTTATAAATAAGAAAAATAAACTAATAAAAAAATTTAAAATACTGTATTTAATACCAATACTATTTACTTTTGGAATGAGTATTTTTTTAACATTTAATTATAATCAACTGCCAGACTTAATTGCTACTCATTGGAGTATAAATGGGTCTCCTGATATTCTTATGGAAAAATCATTTCTTAATATATTTAAATTAATAGGTACTGAATTTTGTTTAATGATTTTATTATATATTAATTCTCCAAATTTAAAATCCAACTCTTCCTATTCGCCAGAAGAAGATGAGAAATATTGGATAGCAGGCACCATGTATAATAATCCAAATGACCCATCATTGATGGTTAATAAAAGGTTTGGTCTTGGATGGACCATAAATTTTGGAAATCCTCTTAGAAAGATACTATATATTGCTATAGCTTTGTTTTTAATTTTTTCATTGTATAGCCTAATAAAATCTCTTTTACTTTAA
- a CDS encoding GntR family transcriptional regulator has translation MVLNLDFNSDKSIYVQIKEEITKAIASGELKINESLPSVRSMAENIGVNLHTVNKSYNELKEEGLLNIDRRKGAIVAQLPMKIDNTARQKNKLELELLVAKSYLSGISKEEFLSLSSNLFDKYEVKYYE, from the coding sequence ATGGTTTTAAATTTAGATTTTAATAGTGATAAATCTATTTATGTACAAATTAAGGAAGAAATAACCAAGGCTATAGCTTCAGGAGAATTGAAAATAAATGAATCACTTCCATCTGTAAGAAGTATGGCTGAAAATATTGGTGTAAATTTACATACAGTGAATAAATCCTACAATGAACTAAAAGAAGAGGGATTATTAAATATTGATAGAAGAAAAGGTGCTATTGTTGCTCAATTACCAATGAAAATAGACAATACAGCTCGTCAAAAAAATAAGCTTGAATTGGAACTATTAGTAGCAAAATCTTATTTATCAGGCATTAGCAAAGAAGAATTTTTGTCACTAAGTTCAAATTTATTTGACAAGTATGAGGTGAAATATTATGAGTAA
- a CDS encoding HAMP domain-containing histidine kinase produces the protein MFLYNPEVKKFLSKYVILMFVVIIISVGFSIVNVSITKDMIVKNNQAIIGTLSSKYPNLESDIVDIITQGNSMENIDYGHKILSKYNYDKSIRINSEPITSKLVLETIKINIILVCIIFILIFVLVVRYFKEMYNDLSDMTKYVYYSSEGKAFDMKNKNQEGQIGLLKTELLKMTTILNEKVELLKSEKIFLNNTISDISHQLKTPMTSLIMLNDLLYNDVPYEVKIDFLNKIKNQLNRMDWLIKSMLKLSKVEAKVINFKKDKIKFSELIHRAMQSMKIPMDIKNQKLTIEGSDNVSYIGDIDWSVEALVNIIKNCIEHTPEFGNIIITYKENPLFSELVIKDDGEGIDKKDIPHVFKRFYRGSSSSKEDSVGIGLAMSKSIVESQNGDIYVNSEKGKGTEFHIIFHKMYDSD, from the coding sequence GTGTTTCTATATAATCCGGAAGTGAAGAAGTTTTTAAGTAAGTATGTTATTTTGATGTTTGTTGTTATTATCATATCTGTTGGATTTAGCATAGTCAACGTGTCTATAACTAAAGATATGATTGTAAAAAACAATCAGGCTATAATAGGAACACTATCAAGTAAGTATCCAAACTTAGAAAGTGATATAGTAGATATAATAACTCAAGGAAACTCTATGGAAAATATAGATTATGGTCATAAAATATTAAGTAAGTATAATTATGATAAATCTATTAGGATAAACTCTGAGCCTATTACTTCTAAATTAGTTTTAGAGACTATCAAAATAAATATAATCTTAGTCTGTATAATATTTATTTTGATATTTGTGTTGGTTGTTAGATATTTTAAGGAAATGTACAATGATTTATCAGATATGACTAAGTATGTTTACTATAGTTCAGAGGGAAAAGCATTTGATATGAAAAATAAAAATCAAGAAGGGCAGATAGGTCTTTTAAAAACTGAACTCTTAAAGATGACAACAATTCTTAATGAAAAAGTTGAACTTTTAAAATCAGAAAAGATATTTTTAAATAATACAATTTCCGACATATCACACCAATTAAAAACCCCTATGACTTCTTTAATAATGCTGAATGATTTATTATATAATGATGTACCATATGAAGTAAAAATCGATTTTTTGAATAAGATAAAAAATCAATTAAATAGAATGGATTGGTTGATTAAAAGCATGCTTAAATTATCAAAGGTAGAAGCAAAAGTGATAAACTTTAAAAAGGATAAGATAAAATTTAGTGAACTCATACATAGAGCAATGCAATCTATGAAAATACCTATGGATATTAAAAATCAAAAATTGACTATAGAGGGAAGTGATAATGTATCTTATATTGGTGATATTGACTGGTCTGTTGAAGCATTAGTGAATATAATCAAAAATTGTATAGAACACACTCCTGAATTTGGAAATATAATTATAACTTATAAAGAAAACCCATTATTTTCTGAACTAGTAATAAAAGATGATGGCGAGGGAATAGATAAAAAAGATATACCACATGTATTTAAACGATTCTATAGAGGAAGTAGTAGTTCAAAAGAAGATAGTGTAGGAATAGGTCTTGCAATGTCAAAATCTATAGTAGAAAGCCAAAATGGAGATATATATGTAAACAGTGAAAAAGGTAAGGGTACAGAATTTCATATAATATTTCATAAAATGTACGATAGTGACTAA
- a CDS encoding ABC transporter ATP-binding protein produces the protein MEILRVENLTKSYGKNETKVDAIKNVSLSIEKGEFISITGPSGSGKSTLLHLLGGVDRPTSGKVYINDVDIYNLKTKDLAIFRRRNIGLIYQFYNLIPVLNVKENILLPAELDNRDIDKEYLNDLMKTLGLNDREKHLPNQLSGGQQQRTSIGRALINRPSIVLADEPTGNLDSKNSKEILELLKLSVKKYNQTLIMITHDKNIALQADRIIGIEDGIIKSDEVM, from the coding sequence ATGGAAATTTTAAGAGTAGAAAATCTAACTAAAAGTTATGGTAAAAATGAAACAAAAGTTGATGCTATAAAAAATGTAAGTTTATCAATTGAAAAAGGTGAGTTTATATCAATAACAGGACCAAGTGGAAGTGGTAAAAGTACATTATTACATTTGCTAGGAGGAGTTGACAGACCAACTAGCGGTAAGGTTTATATAAATGATGTTGATATATATAATTTAAAAACTAAAGATTTAGCAATATTTAGAAGAAGAAATATAGGTCTTATATATCAATTTTATAACTTAATTCCAGTTTTAAATGTAAAGGAAAACATATTGCTTCCAGCAGAACTTGACAATAGAGATATTGACAAAGAATATTTAAATGATTTAATGAAAACATTAGGTCTAAATGATAGAGAAAAACATCTTCCAAACCAATTATCAGGGGGACAGCAACAAAGAACTTCTATAGGACGTGCTTTGATTAATAGACCTTCTATAGTATTAGCAGATGAGCCAACAGGTAATTTAGATAGTAAAAATTCAAAAGAAATACTAGAATTATTAAAACTGTCAGTAAAGAAATACAATCAGACTCTAATAATGATAACTCATGACAAAAACATAGCACTTCAGGCCGATAGAATTATAGGTATAGAAGATGGAATTATAAAAAGTGATGAGGTGATGTAG
- a CDS encoding response regulator transcription factor, with product MLKLLIVEDDSTISFGIKYALEQEGFSIDISKDLSSGKEMISSNEYSMILLDVTLPDGTGYELCQYIRGFSQIPIIFLTACDEEVNIVMGLDIGGDDYITKPFRIRELISRIKAVLRRKGNTLEEDKKILKFGDLSIYTLEARVYKNEKEIFLTSVEYKLLLILIQNKNTVLSRTQILEKLWDVTYDFVNDNTLTVYIKRLREKIGDDLYKPIYIETVRGLGYKWIGSENSVSI from the coding sequence ATGTTAAAGTTGTTGATAGTTGAGGATGATAGTACTATATCTTTTGGAATAAAGTATGCTCTAGAACAAGAAGGATTTAGTATAGATATATCAAAGGATTTATCAAGTGGAAAAGAAATGATTTCTTCTAATGAATACAGCATGATACTGTTGGATGTTACATTACCAGATGGAACAGGTTATGAACTGTGTCAATATATAAGAGGATTCTCTCAAATTCCGATAATATTCTTGACTGCTTGTGATGAGGAAGTAAATATTGTTATGGGTCTTGATATAGGTGGAGATGATTATATAACAAAACCTTTTAGAATTAGAGAATTAATATCTAGAATAAAAGCTGTTTTGAGAAGAAAAGGTAATACTTTAGAAGAAGATAAGAAAATACTCAAATTTGGAGATTTAAGTATATATACCTTAGAAGCTAGAGTATATAAAAATGAAAAAGAAATATTTCTGACATCAGTTGAATATAAACTTCTTCTAATTCTTATACAGAACAAAAATACAGTTTTAAGTAGAACTCAAATATTGGAAAAACTTTGGGATGTAACTTATGATTTTGTAAATGATAATACTCTAACTGTTTATATAAAAAGGCTTAGAGAAAAAATAGGGGATGATTTATATAAACCAATCTACATAGAAACTGTAAGAGGTCTTGGTTATAAATGGATAGGGAGTGAAAATAGTGTTTCTATATAA